The following proteins are encoded in a genomic region of Paenibacillus sp. FSL R7-0273:
- a CDS encoding DUF4367 domain-containing protein yields the protein MDKIQLTPEERFLKDGDRSAGLIPVDVHEPVMKALGLGADLPAAEEQISPPTGETPNIMRRLEAEAGTMQRRKRILRIPIQGWAAALFIIVLLGGGYTRYSGELRQGSQFQYKVLPYKPIPATNSGGMIMKPDEPLIPWPAQAQTSKEDELYKMKYSQGYSAIETLLHSGEFATYVIKREDRDEQAHLGLYCPPIIVKDYSAYMASVEKYHAPEVKQPGDMPEGYTLDEAVIKPSLIKVEDDKQFEGEGEIDLGDGFRLTWKREKAENIAYDSSTLVYKKGKNQVRISASRVDENTDLAESLLWTETTKVENIDIGGKQLIYLEPSGNEKIDLGYKYRMVWSDPEEQIIYNMSVRQEKAELTKDEVIHIAAGMIN from the coding sequence GTGGACAAGATTCAATTGACCCCGGAGGAGCGGTTTCTGAAGGACGGGGACCGGTCTGCCGGTTTGATCCCCGTTGATGTTCATGAACCGGTAATGAAAGCGCTCGGTCTTGGCGCAGACTTGCCCGCTGCAGAAGAGCAGATCTCTCCGCCAACCGGAGAGACTCCTAACATTATGCGCAGGCTGGAGGCAGAAGCCGGAACGATGCAGCGCCGGAAGCGAATCCTGCGGATTCCCATTCAGGGCTGGGCAGCGGCACTTTTTATAATAGTCCTGCTGGGTGGCGGCTATACCCGGTATTCCGGTGAACTCCGGCAGGGAAGCCAATTTCAGTACAAGGTGCTGCCCTATAAGCCTATTCCGGCAACGAACTCAGGCGGTATGATAATGAAGCCGGATGAACCTCTGATCCCCTGGCCGGCCCAGGCGCAGACGAGCAAGGAAGATGAACTTTATAAGATGAAATATTCACAGGGCTACAGTGCCATAGAGACGCTGCTGCATTCCGGTGAGTTCGCCACTTATGTTATCAAACGTGAAGACAGGGATGAACAAGCTCATCTTGGCTTGTACTGCCCTCCGATTATAGTCAAGGACTATTCTGCTTATATGGCCAGTGTAGAGAAGTACCATGCTCCGGAAGTGAAGCAGCCGGGAGATATGCCGGAAGGGTATACCTTGGATGAGGCGGTAATCAAGCCTTCACTTATAAAGGTTGAAGATGATAAGCAGTTTGAAGGCGAAGGCGAGATTGACCTGGGAGACGGCTTCCGGCTGACCTGGAAACGGGAGAAGGCGGAAAACATTGCTTATGATTCTTCTACACTGGTATACAAGAAGGGGAAGAACCAGGTGAGAATCAGTGCCTCGCGTGTTGATGAAAATACTGACCTTGCAGAAAGCCTGCTGTGGACCGAAACGACAAAAGTGGAGAATATTGATATCGGCGGCAAGCAGCTCATTTATCTCGAACCCTCCGGCAATGAAAAGATTGATCTGGGCTATAAGTATAGAATGGTCTGGTCTGATCCCGAAGAACAAATCATCTATAATATGTCGGTTCGTCAGGAGAAGGCTGAGCTGACAAAGGATGAGGTTATCCACATTGCAGCCGGTATGATAAATTAA
- a CDS encoding flavocytochrome c, whose translation MKKKTAAALLLILSVILVIAGCGNGNSNSTNTENNASGNKSTNSAAAATEAPNGAEAVSGASVASYTPLDQLQDSYDIIIVGAGGAGMTAALEAKAKGLSPVILEKMPVAGGNTTKSSSGMNASETKFQKEQGIEDKNDLFYEQTLKGGHDTNDTEMLRFFVDNSAAAIDWLDSIGIRLNNITITGGMNEKRTHRPEDGSAIGQYLVKGLVQNVQEQGIPLFVNADVQEITQQDGKANGVKVLFNQADEKIITGKAVVVTTGGFGSNMDMITEVRPDLEGYVTTNQIGSTGDGIKMILALGGTTVDMEQIQVHPTVQQDKSYLIGEAVRGEGGLLVSNEGTRFTNELDTRDKVTAAINALPEKAAYLVFDSGVKTRVKAIEQYEKMGFVIQGDSVQALAEAMQVPADKLQATLDTWNAAVAGKQDTEFGRKTGMDHDLSAGPFYAIKIAPGIHYTMGGVKINTNTEVLDKDGQPIAGLFAAGEVTGGLHGENRIGGNSVAEIIIFGRQAGIKSAEFVQAQ comes from the coding sequence ATGAAAAAGAAAACAGCAGCCGCTCTTCTTCTCATTCTCTCCGTTATTCTGGTTATCGCGGGCTGCGGTAACGGAAACAGCAACAGCACTAATACGGAAAATAACGCAAGCGGGAATAAGAGCACTAACAGCGCGGCAGCCGCAACGGAGGCACCGAACGGGGCAGAAGCCGTTTCCGGGGCATCAGTTGCCAGCTATACACCACTGGATCAGTTACAAGACAGCTACGACATTATCATTGTCGGTGCCGGCGGAGCAGGGATGACCGCTGCGCTGGAAGCAAAGGCGAAGGGCCTGAGCCCGGTTATTTTGGAGAAAATGCCGGTTGCCGGCGGGAATACAACAAAATCCTCCTCCGGGATGAACGCATCCGAGACCAAGTTCCAGAAGGAGCAGGGCATCGAGGACAAAAACGATCTGTTCTATGAGCAGACTCTGAAGGGCGGGCATGATACCAATGATACAGAAATGCTCCGTTTCTTCGTGGACAATTCCGCTGCAGCAATTGACTGGCTCGATTCCATCGGAATCCGGCTGAACAATATTACCATCACCGGGGGCATGAACGAGAAGCGCACCCACCGTCCGGAAGACGGCTCGGCCATTGGCCAGTATCTGGTTAAAGGTCTGGTGCAGAATGTCCAGGAGCAGGGAATCCCGCTGTTCGTCAATGCTGACGTGCAGGAAATTACTCAGCAGGACGGCAAGGCTAACGGTGTAAAGGTTCTGTTCAACCAGGCGGACGAAAAAATCATTACAGGCAAAGCGGTCGTTGTAACTACAGGCGGCTTCGGCTCCAATATGGATATGATTACAGAAGTAAGACCGGATCTTGAGGGTTATGTGACCACTAACCAGATTGGCAGCACCGGCGACGGCATCAAGATGATTCTGGCACTGGGCGGAACGACCGTTGATATGGAGCAGATCCAGGTTCACCCGACAGTACAGCAGGACAAATCCTATCTGATCGGCGAAGCTGTCCGCGGTGAAGGCGGTCTGCTCGTCTCAAATGAAGGCACACGGTTCACCAATGAGCTGGATACACGCGATAAAGTAACAGCAGCCATTAATGCCCTTCCTGAAAAAGCAGCTTATCTCGTCTTTGATTCCGGTGTGAAAACCCGTGTTAAGGCAATTGAGCAGTATGAAAAGATGGGCTTTGTCATCCAGGGCGATTCGGTCCAGGCTTTGGCTGAAGCAATGCAGGTGCCTGCTGACAAGCTACAGGCCACACTTGATACCTGGAACGCCGCAGTTGCCGGTAAACAGGATACCGAATTTGGCAGAAAGACCGGGATGGATCATGATCTGTCCGCAGGACCGTTCTATGCCATCAAAATCGCTCCGGGGATTCACTATACCATGGGCGGTGTGAAGATCAACACGAATACTGAAGTACTGGATAAAGACGGCCAGCCGATTGCCGGTTTGTTCGCTGCAGGTGAAGTAACGGGCGGACTGCACGGCGAGAACCGCATAGGCGGTAACTCTGTTGCCGAGATTATTATCTTCGGCCGCCAGGCTGGTATTAAATCTGCAGAGTTTGTACAGGCCCAGTAA
- a CDS encoding NAD(P)/FAD-dependent oxidoreductase: MRLNSGKMPWEATLSGCPVYPSLEEDLSCDCLIVGGGMGGAMMAYRLSLSGASTVLIDKRAVAGGSSHANTGLLQIANDKTLTSCINTFGEASGVLFYKLCREALDKILDLPGKLDIDTQIIPRSSLLYASTPEDVPLLRQEHETLTTHGFHSEFWDADMIGAHYSFSKPAALYSKGDAETNPFRMVHSLIDKAHSGGVRIYEHTRAVRYEYHADGVTCYTDRGRIFAKKVVFAMGYETQEMKKDRGAELINTYAIKTRPLAKLPKWHEQSLIWETARPYLYFRTTPDGCIIAGGKDEQLTDPERREVRVLSQCRQLLEEVAALFPEAKGVETEYAWGALFGTTRDGLPLIGPHPDYPHSYFIEGYGGNGTVYSLIAAELLADTLAGRHRPELELFSLTRSSKPVPEPAVEA; encoded by the coding sequence ATGAGACTTAACAGCGGAAAGATGCCATGGGAAGCCACTTTAAGCGGCTGTCCGGTTTATCCTTCACTGGAGGAGGACCTATCCTGCGACTGCCTGATCGTCGGCGGAGGCATGGGCGGGGCCATGATGGCCTACCGCTTGTCGCTCAGCGGAGCTTCAACCGTCCTGATTGATAAAAGAGCGGTCGCCGGCGGAAGCTCCCACGCCAATACCGGCCTGCTGCAGATCGCCAATGATAAAACGCTGACTTCATGCATCAATACATTTGGTGAAGCTAGCGGTGTACTGTTCTATAAATTATGCCGGGAAGCTTTGGATAAAATTCTGGACCTGCCTGGCAAGCTTGATATCGATACCCAGATCATTCCGCGCAGCAGCCTGCTCTACGCCAGCACGCCGGAGGATGTTCCGCTGCTCCGGCAGGAGCACGAAACGCTGACCACCCACGGATTTCATTCGGAGTTCTGGGATGCAGACATGATCGGGGCCCATTACTCCTTCTCCAAACCTGCAGCCTTGTATTCCAAGGGTGATGCCGAAACGAACCCGTTCCGGATGGTCCACAGTCTGATTGACAAGGCACATTCCGGCGGTGTCCGTATTTATGAGCATACCCGTGCTGTTCGTTATGAATACCACGCTGACGGGGTTACCTGCTATACAGACCGGGGCAGAATTTTTGCCAAAAAAGTCGTATTCGCTATGGGCTATGAGACCCAGGAGATGAAAAAGGACCGCGGTGCAGAGCTGATCAACACGTATGCCATTAAGACCCGCCCGCTGGCCAAGCTGCCTAAATGGCATGAGCAGAGCCTGATCTGGGAAACGGCCCGGCCCTATCTTTATTTCCGGACCACACCTGACGGCTGTATTATTGCCGGCGGCAAGGATGAGCAGCTTACTGACCCCGAGCGGCGCGAGGTCCGGGTGCTCTCCCAGTGCCGGCAGCTGCTGGAGGAGGTTGCGGCGCTCTTTCCGGAGGCTAAGGGTGTTGAGACTGAGTATGCCTGGGGTGCTCTTTTTGGCACCACGCGGGACGGACTCCCGTTGATAGGCCCGCACCCGGATTATCCGCATTCCTATTTCATTGAAGGCTACGGCGGCAACGGAACGGTCTACAGCTTAATTGCAGCCGAGCTGCTGGCGGATACGCTGGCCGGCCGCCACCGGCCGGAGCTTGAGCTGTTCTCGCTGACCCGGAGCTCCAAGCCGGTGCCGGAGCCTGCCGTGGAGGCTTAG
- a CDS encoding spore coat protein: MYAQNGTAFMADEDLLNTVLADLKRTVREYTTAATESNCPTVRRTFNDLTMDTLRLQGELYTQMSQLNMYTAPGKALRQDVDKQIQTAHQTQAKCQQFVQQKTGGAGAYNQAGIPAHQPNVQNHNPYYM; this comes from the coding sequence GTGTACGCACAAAACGGAACCGCATTTATGGCAGATGAGGACTTGCTGAATACTGTGCTGGCGGATTTGAAGCGCACAGTGCGCGAATATACAACCGCTGCAACCGAATCGAATTGTCCGACTGTCCGCCGGACCTTTAATGATTTGACCATGGACACGCTGCGGCTGCAGGGAGAGCTCTATACCCAGATGTCTCAGCTGAACATGTACACTGCACCGGGTAAAGCGCTGCGCCAGGATGTGGATAAGCAGATCCAGACCGCCCATCAGACGCAGGCGAAATGCCAGCAGTTTGTACAGCAGAAAACAGGCGGCGCGGGAGCATACAACCAGGCGGGAATACCTGCGCATCAGCCGAATGTTCAGAATCACAACCCTTACTATATGTAA
- a CDS encoding Lrp/AsnC family transcriptional regulator, with product MKEMDELKRKVLELLKEDARSSAALMATLLGAEEEDVKTAIEQMEKDHVIVKYATVVNWDKVSDERVTALIEVQITPERGRGFEGIAERIYLYPQVKSVYLMSGAYDLLVEVEGRNLREVANFVSEKLSPIDSVLSTKTNFTLKKYKQDGIIFEEHEEDNRLLISP from the coding sequence ATGAAGGAAATGGACGAATTAAAGAGGAAAGTGCTGGAACTGCTTAAGGAGGACGCCCGGAGCTCTGCGGCGCTGATGGCGACCCTGCTTGGAGCGGAGGAAGAAGATGTTAAGACGGCGATTGAGCAGATGGAAAAGGATCATGTTATCGTAAAATATGCGACTGTCGTCAACTGGGATAAAGTGAGCGATGAGCGGGTTACTGCGCTGATTGAAGTGCAGATTACACCTGAGCGCGGACGCGGCTTTGAAGGCATAGCGGAGCGCATCTATCTGTACCCGCAGGTGAAATCGGTCTATCTGATGTCCGGCGCCTATGACCTGCTGGTCGAAGTCGAAGGACGCAATCTCCGTGAGGTCGCCAATTTCGTATCCGAGAAGCTGTCGCCGATTGATTCGGTGCTATCCACCAAAACCAACTTTACGCTCAAAAAATACAAACAGGACGGTATCATCTTTGAAGAGCATGAAGAGGACAACCGTCTGCTGATATCTCCGTAA
- a CDS encoding aminotransferase class I/II-fold pyridoxal phosphate-dependent enzyme — translation MITNNQKQTGESGKSMNSYLAPLVQQIQPSGIRKFFDLAAGSKDIISLGVGEPDFKTPWHVREACVYSLERGFTGYTSNAGMPELREGIANYLHSRFAVTYNPADQIIATVGGSEAIDLALRALISPGDEILIPEPCYISYSPITAIGGGIPVGIETFGENNFKLTAADLEAKITPRSKILILCYPSNPTGAIMTREDWEPIAKVVEKHDLIVISDEIYAELTYGSNHVSFPSLPGMMDRTILVSGFSKAFAMTGWRMGYACGHPDLISAMLKIHQYTVMCAPSMGQVAALEALTNGMEEKDRMTDSYNQRRRLIVKGLREAGLDCHEPQGAFYAFPSVQRTGLTSDQFAQRLLMEYKVAAVPGSVFGLGGEGYLRCSYATSVAQLNEAIERIGAFVQQLERERTE, via the coding sequence ATGATCACGAATAATCAGAAGCAGACCGGAGAATCAGGCAAATCCATGAATTCCTATCTGGCGCCGCTGGTGCAGCAGATCCAGCCGTCAGGTATCCGCAAATTCTTTGATCTGGCCGCAGGCAGCAAGGATATCATCTCACTCGGTGTCGGCGAGCCCGACTTCAAGACGCCTTGGCATGTCAGGGAAGCCTGCGTTTATTCACTGGAAAGAGGCTTTACCGGCTACACCTCGAATGCGGGGATGCCGGAGCTGCGCGAAGGAATCGCCAATTACCTGCATTCCCGGTTTGCCGTTACCTATAACCCTGCCGACCAGATTATTGCAACGGTAGGCGGCAGTGAAGCAATCGACCTGGCGCTCCGCGCGTTGATCTCGCCCGGAGACGAAATTCTGATTCCTGAGCCGTGTTATATTTCCTATTCCCCGATTACAGCCATCGGCGGAGGAATTCCGGTCGGAATCGAAACCTTTGGCGAGAATAACTTCAAATTAACGGCTGCAGATCTGGAAGCCAAGATTACACCGCGCTCGAAGATCCTGATCCTGTGTTATCCGAGCAATCCGACCGGGGCCATCATGACCCGTGAGGACTGGGAGCCGATTGCCAAGGTAGTCGAGAAGCATGATCTAATCGTCATTTCCGATGAGATTTACGCCGAGCTGACCTACGGCAGCAATCATGTAAGTTTCCCGTCGCTGCCCGGCATGATGGACCGGACGATTCTGGTCAGCGGCTTCTCCAAAGCCTTTGCCATGACCGGCTGGCGGATGGGCTATGCCTGCGGGCATCCTGATCTGATCTCCGCGATGCTGAAGATCCACCAGTACACCGTGATGTGCGCCCCATCCATGGGCCAGGTAGCTGCTCTCGAGGCGCTTACTAACGGGATGGAGGAGAAGGACCGGATGACGGATTCCTATAACCAGCGCCGCCGCCTGATCGTCAAGGGCCTGCGCGAGGCCGGCCTGGATTGCCATGAGCCGCAGGGCGCTTTCTACGCATTCCCGAGCGTCCAGCGGACCGGCCTTACTTCAGACCAGTTTGCCCAGCGCCTGCTGATGGAGTACAAAGTTGCGGCAGTACCGGGCAGTGTGTTCGGTCTCGGCGGCGAAGGCTATCTCCGCTGCTCCTATGCGACATCCGTAGCACAGCTGAATGAGGCCATCGAGCGGATCGGTGCTTTTGTCCAGCAGCTGGAACGGGAGCGGACGGAATAG
- a CDS encoding aspartyl-phosphate phosphatase Spo0E family protein, which translates to MMLIGDCYLSPYGGGSYPQSGHSAVDAAARKRTLEDEILVLRSRMEQIFVQEKSFTSELVIEISCLLDRKINEYMRGAYH; encoded by the coding sequence ATGATGCTCATAGGCGATTGTTACCTGTCTCCCTACGGCGGGGGAAGCTATCCGCAGAGCGGGCATTCTGCTGTTGATGCTGCTGCGCGCAAGCGGACACTGGAAGATGAAATTCTGGTTCTCCGCAGCAGAATGGAGCAGATATTTGTCCAGGAGAAATCCTTTACCTCCGAGCTTGTCATTGAGATCAGCTGTCTGCTGGACCGCAAAATTAATGAATATATGAGGGGAGCCTACCACTAA
- a CDS encoding alpha/beta fold hydrolase, translating into MVKVFKSEAGKIQVLQSYDELLGQWGVDFQELDIATPYGTTHIITAGDAALPPLLLFHGVGDNSAVMWLLNMKALSQHFYCIAVDTLGGPGKSMPDASFTKQAFNQVDWISRVADGLGLEQFYAAGVSNGAYMAFNYTVNEPDRVLKAVCMEGGMVTAPLKSMLQTLTMMFPELLVPTRKNLLRVVGKLSSPESRLSEKHPEVAEHIVLLMKNHNQQAMFVHKLQLYDQAKAAGVRERLYFVLGDYKLDRKKDFTSVLDAGNFRYKVIQGSGHGVNHEQPERVHREMIDFLKRDLL; encoded by the coding sequence ATGGTCAAGGTATTCAAAAGCGAGGCCGGTAAAATACAGGTGCTGCAGTCCTATGATGAGCTTTTAGGACAGTGGGGGGTGGATTTTCAGGAGCTTGATATTGCTACGCCATACGGGACAACCCATATCATCACGGCTGGTGATGCCGCTTTGCCGCCGCTGCTGCTGTTTCACGGTGTAGGTGATAATTCGGCGGTGATGTGGCTGCTGAATATGAAGGCGCTGTCACAGCATTTTTACTGTATTGCGGTCGATACACTGGGCGGTCCCGGCAAAAGTATGCCGGATGCCAGCTTCACTAAACAGGCCTTTAATCAGGTGGACTGGATCAGCAGGGTGGCTGACGGACTGGGACTGGAGCAATTTTATGCGGCAGGCGTGTCAAACGGGGCGTATATGGCCTTTAACTACACGGTTAACGAGCCAGATAGGGTGCTGAAGGCTGTCTGTATGGAAGGCGGGATGGTCACTGCACCGTTAAAAAGCATGCTGCAGACGCTTACGATGATGTTCCCGGAGCTCCTTGTGCCGACCCGTAAAAATCTGCTTAGGGTGGTGGGCAAGCTCAGTTCACCGGAATCCCGCCTGTCCGAAAAGCATCCAGAAGTGGCTGAGCATATAGTCCTTCTAATGAAGAATCACAACCAGCAGGCGATGTTTGTACATAAGCTGCAGTTATATGACCAGGCCAAGGCAGCCGGTGTGCGGGAGAGGCTGTATTTTGTGCTCGGGGATTACAAGCTGGACCGGAAAAAGGACTTCACAAGCGTACTGGACGCCGGCAATTTCCGTTACAAGGTCATTCAGGGCTCAGGTCACGGTGTTAATCATGAGCAGCCGGAGCGCGTGCACCGGGAAATGATTGATTTTCTCAAAAGAGACCTATTGTAA
- a CDS encoding cob(I)yrinic acid a,c-diamide adenosyltransferase, with the protein MAIYTRTGDKGETSVIGGRVGKDDVRVEAYGTIDELNCFVGQARSLMEDEKFSDVREQLLEIQHELFDCGSDLAFVKLSENKYKVKSEMAVRLEGWIDQLQAENPVLERFILPGGSQLSSVLHVCRTVCRRAERRAVTLGRSADINPEAVIYLNRLSDYFFALARAANTRLGIADVEYVRSKKVFRK; encoded by the coding sequence ATGGCGATTTATACGCGTACGGGGGATAAAGGAGAGACTTCGGTGATCGGCGGCCGGGTCGGCAAGGATGATGTCCGTGTTGAGGCCTATGGAACGATAGATGAGCTGAACTGCTTTGTCGGGCAGGCCCGGAGCCTGATGGAGGATGAGAAATTCAGTGATGTGCGGGAGCAGCTGCTGGAGATTCAGCACGAGCTGTTCGACTGCGGCTCGGATCTGGCCTTTGTGAAGCTGAGCGAGAATAAGTATAAGGTGAAAAGCGAGATGGCTGTCCGCCTGGAAGGCTGGATTGACCAGTTGCAGGCGGAGAATCCGGTGCTGGAGCGCTTCATCCTGCCGGGAGGCAGCCAGCTGTCCTCAGTGCTGCATGTCTGCCGCACAGTCTGCCGGCGGGCGGAGCGGCGCGCGGTTACGCTTGGGCGCAGCGCAGACATTAATCCGGAGGCGGTTATCTATCTGAACCGGCTGTCGGATTATTTCTTCGCGCTGGCGCGGGCGGCAAATACAAGGCTGGGAATTGCTGATGTGGAATATGTGCGCAGCAAAAAGGTGTTCCGTAAATAA
- a CDS encoding RluA family pseudouridine synthase — MSSYYPPITYIVPQSEDGWLLKTILQKRMDVSRKLLSRLKMTEQGIMLNGERVYISVKVAGGDRVEIRMEQETSVDILPQDIPFDILYEDEHLLVVNKAAGIIVHPTHGHYTDTLANGVVHYWAAKGEQYRFRPVHRLDQETSGVLVIAKNPYSHQHISEQMIAGTVDKRYAAFVHGVPASPAGDIDGPIDRDPAEPHRRIVTPDGYPSLTRYEVKEVYGDRAARVELKLETGRTHQIRVHMSSVGCPLIGDGMYRHPLYGRGPGGERLEGAAGEADAVLPAAAHEPAEPELPAAQQLTAEEAGQLAGIAELDAAIPRQALHAVRLSFRHPVGLAGLVFEAPLPPDMALLEQRLRQDAGGE, encoded by the coding sequence ATGAGCAGCTACTACCCGCCGATAACCTATATTGTGCCGCAGTCCGAGGACGGCTGGCTGCTCAAAACCATTCTGCAGAAGCGGATGGATGTCTCCCGCAAGCTGCTGTCCAGGCTCAAAATGACCGAGCAGGGCATTATGCTGAACGGTGAACGTGTCTACATCAGTGTTAAGGTTGCCGGCGGTGACCGGGTGGAGATCCGGATGGAGCAGGAGACGTCCGTCGACATCCTGCCGCAGGACATCCCCTTTGATATCCTCTATGAGGATGAGCACCTGCTGGTAGTCAACAAAGCCGCAGGGATTATTGTACACCCGACGCACGGGCATTACACAGATACACTGGCTAACGGAGTAGTTCACTACTGGGCGGCAAAAGGGGAACAGTACCGCTTCCGGCCGGTTCACCGGCTGGATCAGGAGACCTCCGGCGTGCTGGTAATTGCAAAGAACCCTTACAGCCACCAGCATATCTCCGAGCAGATGATCGCCGGCACGGTGGACAAGCGTTATGCCGCTTTTGTGCACGGAGTGCCTGCTTCGCCTGCCGGCGATATCGATGGTCCCATCGACCGGGACCCGGCAGAGCCGCACCGGCGGATTGTGACGCCGGACGGCTATCCCTCCTTGACCCGCTATGAGGTCAAGGAGGTCTATGGAGACCGCGCGGCACGGGTCGAGCTGAAGCTGGAGACCGGCCGCACCCACCAGATCCGGGTGCATATGAGCTCGGTCGGCTGCCCGCTGATCGGCGACGGCATGTACCGGCACCCGCTGTACGGGCGGGGCCCGGGCGGGGAGCGGCTGGAGGGCGCCGCCGGTGAGGCAGACGCTGTGCTGCCGGCCGCAGCACATGAGCCGGCTGAACCGGAGCTGCCTGCCGCGCAGCAGCTGACGGCAGAGGAAGCAGGGCAGCTCGCGGGCATAGCGGAGCTGGATGCGGCGATTCCGCGCCAGGCGCTGCATGCGGTGCGGCTGTCGTTCCGGCATCCGGTCGGGCTGGCCGGGCTGGTGTTTGAAGCACCGCTGCCGCCGGATATGGCCTTGCTGGAGCAGAGGCTGCGCCAGGATGCCGGCGGCGAGTAG
- a CDS encoding arsenate reductase family protein yields MSHLKVYQYPKCSTCRSAVKWLKEQGHELDLQHIAEQPPTVEELRVLVANSGLPLKKFFNTSGEVYKELGLKDKLAGLSEDEQLELLTGHGMLIKRPVVTDGKKVTVGYKEEQYADAWSSTE; encoded by the coding sequence ATGAGTCACTTAAAAGTCTATCAATACCCGAAATGCAGTACCTGCCGCAGTGCGGTGAAATGGCTGAAGGAGCAGGGGCATGAGCTTGACCTGCAGCATATTGCCGAGCAGCCTCCTACAGTAGAAGAGCTTCGTGTGCTGGTGGCGAACAGCGGCCTGCCGCTGAAGAAGTTTTTTAATACGAGCGGTGAAGTGTACAAGGAGCTGGGCCTCAAGGACAAGCTGGCCGGCCTCAGTGAGGATGAGCAGCTTGAGCTGCTGACAGGTCATGGAATGCTGATCAAGCGTCCTGTGGTCACAGACGGTAAAAAGGTCACTGTAGGCTACAAAGAAGAGCAATATGCGGATGCCTGGAGCAGCACCGAATAA
- a CDS encoding 5'-3' exonuclease: MSSETTGRVMIVDGMALLFRAFYATSYGGYIRKTKAGLPTNAVYGFLQYFFDAVSTFEPSHVVCCWDMGKGTFRTEKYDGYKSNRIEAPLELIPQFDLVKEVVAELGVPNIGLAGYEADDCIGTLAACYGGESEVYILTGDHDMLQLVTDNVKVIIMKKGRSNYKVYDPAELLEEKGLTPRQVIDLKGFMGDTSDNYPGVKGIGEKTALKLLTEYGSVEGVIENLEALPKGVRSKIEADLDMLHLSRELAEIRCDVPVVCTLAECLWELQRDTAARKFQELEFGSLMHLIGGIAEARDERGIVQIELGDLG; this comes from the coding sequence ATGAGTTCAGAAACAACGGGCCGGGTAATGATCGTCGATGGAATGGCTCTGCTGTTCCGGGCCTTTTATGCGACCTCTTATGGAGGATATATCCGCAAAACGAAGGCCGGGCTTCCGACCAATGCGGTGTACGGATTCTTGCAGTATTTTTTCGACGCGGTAAGCACGTTTGAGCCTTCCCATGTGGTCTGCTGCTGGGATATGGGCAAGGGGACCTTCCGTACGGAGAAGTATGACGGCTACAAGTCGAACCGGATTGAAGCGCCGCTGGAGCTGATTCCGCAGTTTGATCTGGTAAAAGAAGTGGTAGCGGAGCTTGGCGTTCCCAATATCGGGCTGGCCGGCTATGAGGCGGATGACTGCATCGGCACACTGGCTGCCTGCTACGGCGGGGAGTCCGAGGTCTACATTCTCACCGGTGATCATGATATGCTGCAGCTGGTTACAGACAACGTCAAGGTTATTATTATGAAAAAAGGCCGCTCCAACTATAAGGTGTATGATCCGGCGGAGCTGTTGGAGGAAAAGGGCCTTACGCCAAGGCAGGTCATCGATCTCAAGGGCTTCATGGGGGATACGAGTGACAATTATCCGGGAGTCAAAGGCATCGGCGAAAAAACAGCCTTGAAGCTGCTGACCGAATACGGCAGCGTGGAGGGCGTAATCGAGAATCTGGAGGCACTGCCTAAGGGCGTACGCTCCAAAATCGAAGCCGATCTGGACATGCTGCATCTGTCCCGCGAGCTGGCGGAAATCCGCTGTGATGTGCCGGTGGTCTGCACTTTGGCAGAGTGCCTGTGGGAGCTGCAGCGCGACACGGCAGCCCGCAAATTCCAGGAGCTGGAGTTCGGCAGCCTGATGCATCTGATCGGGGGCATCGCCGAGGCCCGTGATGAGCGCGGGATCGTACAGATTGAGCTTGGGGATCTGGGTTAA
- a CDS encoding peptide deformylase, which translates to MIRPICKDMIILSQKSVPATKEDLQVLDDLLDTLRANAERCVGLAANMIGVNKRIIAFSIGPVHVGMINPVITKRSGAYEAEEGCLSLEGVRPATRYKSIEVAFLDRNFKQQKQVFSDFTAQIIQHEVDHCEGIII; encoded by the coding sequence ATGATCAGACCCATTTGTAAAGATATGATTATCCTGAGCCAGAAGTCCGTTCCGGCAACTAAGGAGGACCTCCAGGTGCTGGATGACCTGCTGGACACGCTGCGGGCAAATGCTGAGCGGTGTGTGGGCTTGGCAGCTAACATGATCGGTGTAAATAAACGCATCATTGCCTTCAGCATCGGACCGGTTCACGTAGGCATGATTAATCCGGTTATCACCAAACGTAGCGGCGCCTATGAAGCAGAGGAAGGCTGCCTCTCACTGGAAGGCGTTCGGCCCGCTACACGCTATAAGTCCATTGAGGTAGCATTTCTGGACCGCAATTTTAAGCAGCAGAAGCAGGTCTTCAGCGACTTCACAGCCCAGATTATCCAGCATGAGGTTGATCACTGCGAGGGCATTATTATTTGA